The following are encoded in a window of Geobacter metallireducens GS-15 genomic DNA:
- the rsmI gene encoding 16S rRNA (cytidine(1402)-2'-O)-methyltransferase, whose translation MKTPGTLYIVATPIGNLEDITFRAVRILKEVDLIAAEDTRHTRKLLTHFGISKPLTSYFDHNKHLKGDVILARLRDGASVALVSDAGTPCVADPGYQLVRDSIAEGIVVVPIPGASAAVAALSAAGLPTDSFTFIGFLPSRQGKRHQQLSSLKDEPRVLIFYEAPNRLMTTLRDMRDLWGERKIVVARELTKVYEEFVRGDTSAVIAQFADRQIKGEVVILVTPAEDSTQEGASAESLDEVLRRYLFVEGLSLKDAVKRASVDLGLARSLVYSEALRISSGS comes from the coding sequence ATGAAAACTCCGGGCACCCTCTATATTGTCGCTACCCCTATTGGAAATCTCGAGGACATCACCTTTCGGGCTGTGCGCATTCTGAAAGAGGTTGATCTCATTGCCGCCGAGGATACACGGCACACCCGCAAACTTCTTACCCACTTCGGCATCAGTAAGCCGCTTACCTCATATTTCGATCACAACAAGCACCTCAAGGGGGATGTTATCCTAGCCCGACTGCGCGATGGCGCCTCGGTTGCCCTTGTGTCCGATGCCGGCACCCCCTGTGTCGCTGATCCTGGCTATCAGCTCGTGCGCGACTCCATCGCCGAAGGCATCGTTGTCGTACCCATTCCCGGAGCGTCTGCCGCTGTCGCAGCTCTGTCGGCAGCAGGGCTTCCGACAGACTCCTTTACGTTCATAGGATTTCTGCCGAGCAGGCAGGGAAAACGGCACCAACAGCTTTCCTCGCTTAAGGATGAGCCCCGCGTGCTCATATTTTATGAAGCACCAAACCGGCTCATGACGACGCTGAGGGATATGCGCGATCTGTGGGGTGAGCGCAAGATTGTTGTCGCCCGGGAGTTGACTAAGGTTTACGAAGAATTTGTTCGAGGAGATACGTCTGCCGTGATTGCCCAGTTTGCTGATCGGCAAATAAAAGGCGAAGTTGTTATTCTGGTTACGCCTGCCGAGGATTCGACACAAGAAGGCGCAAGTGCGGAATCCCTGGATGAAGTCCTCCGGCGTTATCTCTTTGTAGAGGGGTTGTCGCTTAAAGATGCTGTGAAGCGAGCGAGTGTCGATTTGGGGCTCGCCCGGAGCTTGGTATATTCGGAAGCCTTAAGAATCAGTAGTGGATCCTGA
- a CDS encoding nitrilase-related carbon-nitrogen hydrolase: MDFIVALAQIKPKLGCLTENCTLVESAIERAVADKADLIVFPELALTGYFLRDLVPDVALRLDAPEIARIRELSRHVAIVVGFVEVSDDYRFFNSAIYVDGGEIRHIHRKVYLPTYGLFDEQRYLARGERFRAFDTRFGRMGMLICEDMWHLSAPYILAMDGATTLVCLSSSPGRGISEDESLGSTAAWQKLTSTTAMFLNSRVFYCNRVGYEDGVNFWGGSEVIAPSGSVVSRARLFDEDLLVTRVDGGELRRERIFSPMMRDESLSITMKELRRIEKGRDC, from the coding sequence GTGGATTTCATTGTCGCACTGGCGCAGATAAAGCCGAAGCTCGGCTGTCTTACTGAAAACTGCACCCTTGTCGAGTCCGCCATTGAGCGTGCTGTCGCTGATAAGGCTGACCTGATCGTGTTTCCTGAGCTTGCTCTAACCGGCTATTTTCTCAGGGATCTGGTGCCGGATGTGGCGTTGCGCCTCGATGCCCCGGAGATCGCCCGTATCCGCGAACTTTCCCGTCATGTCGCGATCGTTGTCGGCTTTGTGGAGGTCTCCGACGATTATCGCTTCTTCAATTCCGCGATCTATGTGGATGGCGGCGAAATCCGACACATCCATCGCAAGGTCTACCTCCCCACCTATGGCCTCTTTGACGAGCAGCGTTATCTTGCCCGCGGTGAACGGTTCCGCGCCTTCGATACCCGTTTCGGTCGGATGGGGATGCTCATCTGCGAAGACATGTGGCATCTCTCCGCTCCCTATATCCTTGCCATGGATGGGGCTACAACCCTTGTATGTCTTTCCAGCAGCCCGGGTCGGGGGATTAGCGAGGACGAAAGCCTGGGTTCAACCGCTGCCTGGCAGAAACTCACCTCCACGACGGCAATGTTTCTCAACAGCCGCGTGTTTTATTGCAACAGGGTCGGCTACGAAGACGGCGTCAACTTCTGGGGGGGATCCGAAGTGATTGCTCCCTCCGGCAGTGTTGTTTCCCGTGCCCGGTTGTTCGACGAAGATCTGCTTGTCACCCGTGTCGATGGAGGAGAGTTGCGGCGTGAGCGCATTTTTTCCCCAATGATGCGCGACGAGAGCCTCTCTATTACCATGAAGGAGTTGCGGCGTATTGAGAAGGGGAGGGACTGTTGA
- a CDS encoding NAD+ synthase, with the protein MADVNVKLLRRILVGFIREEVTKVGIRKAVLGLSGGIDSALVAYLAAEALGPENIHACIMPYRTSNPESEAHARLAAEHLGIHYQVIDITPMIDAYFSRFPDADSMRRGNKMARERMTILYDHSAALPALVLGTSNKTELLLGYGTLYGDMASALNPIGDIYKTQVWQLSEEMGVPRDIIEKQPSADLWAGQTDEQELGFTYREVDKLLYSMVDQRMSREELEKNGFAADFIATVSARIQNSHFKRRLPIIAKVSNRTIDRDFRYSRDWGK; encoded by the coding sequence ATGGCTGACGTTAATGTCAAGCTGTTGCGTCGGATACTGGTCGGTTTTATCCGTGAGGAAGTCACCAAGGTTGGAATTCGCAAGGCGGTTCTCGGCCTCTCTGGAGGGATCGACTCCGCTCTCGTTGCGTATCTCGCTGCCGAGGCCCTCGGCCCTGAAAATATTCATGCCTGCATCATGCCGTATAGAACCAGTAATCCTGAAAGCGAGGCCCACGCAAGGCTCGCCGCGGAGCATCTCGGCATTCACTATCAGGTAATCGACATTACGCCGATGATAGATGCCTATTTTTCACGCTTCCCCGATGCCGATAGCATGCGTCGCGGAAACAAGATGGCCCGCGAACGGATGACAATTCTCTACGACCACTCGGCGGCACTTCCTGCCCTTGTCCTCGGAACAAGCAACAAGACGGAGCTCTTGCTTGGCTATGGGACCCTGTATGGAGACATGGCCAGCGCCCTGAATCCCATCGGTGACATTTACAAAACGCAGGTCTGGCAGCTTTCCGAAGAGATGGGAGTTCCCCGCGACATCATTGAAAAACAGCCTTCCGCTGATTTGTGGGCCGGCCAAACCGACGAGCAAGAACTGGGATTCACCTATCGTGAGGTTGATAAGCTCCTCTATTCCATGGTTGATCAGCGGATGTCCCGCGAAGAACTGGAGAAGAACGGCTTTGCCGCTGATTTCATTGCCACCGTTTCGGCCAGGATACAGAACTCCCACTTCAAACGACGCCTCCCCATCATCGCCAAGGTATCCAACCGGACCATTGATCGGGACTTCCGCTATTCCCGCGACTGGGGTAAATGA